Proteins co-encoded in one Candidatus Dormiibacterota bacterium genomic window:
- a CDS encoding MlaD family protein yields MTKQAVVGLFAIVAIALLFIIFYILQNLGARAGYQLAIHFDSAAGLQSGYGVFFSGLAVGTVDHIILLPDDTVDVVVSIRHNIGIPRNSRFLIQAPLTGASSLVIVPPRGGPLPYPTFAPGIAPIADQPKGQNVATVQDLLQQGQGEIRRLDIILAELQRREPRMLATLQRTLTDASEMTRTLNASLSSAGENIAAMAATLNSTASLDAPKLDRMLEQVSAASVELHRSMTAIEGFATDPRLRGNVIATTENIAQTTRALAEITSDLQSVTANPQTQEQMRDTIAHLDATLQRAAFLLGRLGGRSHVYGVDRGATPPPASTPQPQSSPHPLERSERLAMGGALSGLARQLIALQLRVGELDAQHVCCPSALFSADRGPQVDLNAILLPNASTSVMIGANDVGHATTWNLAALHRVAPDVRVGGGLLYSRLGVLGQYDVHGTGTGIEARFYDPRRPTLDLYGDVHLTPWAQLFVGERAINQPERRTDYGIQFSY; encoded by the coding sequence GTGACTAAGCAAGCGGTAGTGGGCCTCTTTGCGATCGTGGCGATCGCGCTGCTGTTCATCATTTTCTACATTCTGCAGAATCTCGGCGCCCGCGCCGGCTACCAGCTCGCGATTCATTTCGACTCCGCCGCCGGTCTCCAGAGCGGTTACGGCGTGTTCTTCAGCGGCCTGGCAGTCGGGACGGTAGACCACATCATTTTGCTTCCGGATGACACCGTCGACGTCGTGGTATCGATCCGCCACAACATCGGCATCCCGCGCAACTCGCGTTTTCTCATCCAGGCGCCGCTGACCGGTGCTTCTAGCCTCGTCATCGTCCCGCCGCGCGGCGGGCCGCTTCCCTATCCGACGTTTGCTCCCGGCATTGCTCCCATTGCCGATCAGCCGAAGGGCCAGAACGTCGCCACCGTTCAGGACCTACTGCAGCAGGGGCAGGGCGAGATCCGGCGCCTCGACATCATTCTCGCAGAACTCCAGCGGCGCGAGCCGCGTATGCTCGCGACGCTGCAGAGGACGCTCACCGATGCCAGCGAGATGACGCGCACGCTCAACGCGTCACTGTCGAGTGCGGGCGAGAACATCGCCGCGATGGCGGCAACGCTGAACTCGACCGCATCACTCGACGCGCCGAAGCTCGATCGCATGCTGGAGCAAGTCTCCGCTGCGTCGGTCGAGCTCCATCGCTCAATGACGGCGATCGAGGGATTCGCGACCGATCCGCGGCTGCGCGGCAACGTCATCGCGACCACCGAGAACATCGCCCAGACGACCCGCGCCCTCGCGGAGATCACGTCGGACCTGCAATCCGTCACGGCGAACCCGCAGACGCAGGAACAGATGCGAGACACGATAGCCCATCTCGACGCGACGCTACAGCGCGCCGCGTTCCTGCTTGGGCGTCTCGGCGGGCGCAGCCACGTCTACGGCGTTGATCGAGGCGCGACGCCGCCGCCTGCGAGTACGCCCCAGCCGCAGTCCTCGCCACATCCACTCGAGCGCTCGGAGCGGCTTGCTATGGGTGGCGCGCTCTCCGGCCTTGCGCGACAACTGATCGCCTTGCAGCTGCGCGTCGGCGAGCTCGATGCACAGCACGTCTGCTGTCCATCTGCGCTCTTCTCCGCCGATCGCGGCCCGCAAGTCGACCTCAACGCGATCCTGCTCCCCAACGCGAGCACGAGCGTGATGATCGGAGCAAACGACGTCGGCCATGCGACGACCTGGAACTTGGCCGCGTTGCACCGCGTCGCACCCGACGTGCGCGTCGGCGGCGGATTGCTCTACTCGCGCCTCGGCGTCCTCGGGCAATACGACGTGCATGGAACTGGAACCGGCATCGAGGCGAGGTTCTACGATCCTCGCCGGCCCACGCTCGATCTCTACGGCGACGTGCACCTCACGCCGTGGGCGCAGCTCTTCGTCGGCGAACGCGCGATCAATCAGCCGGAGCGGCGGACCGACTACGGCATTCAGTTCAGCTACTAA
- a CDS encoding ATP-binding cassette domain-containing protein, which yields MRDGIIARLDGVSLAFGDRIVLRNCTLPIAEGAITCIVGLSGAGKSTILRLLDGLAIPDGGHVYVRDQDICHMHETELNKVRRSISLSFQFAALLDSLTLGDNVSLPLRENTSMPEEDIRKTVTDALDAVGLSTSYDNLPGELSGGMLKRAGFARAIVTRPDLVLYDEPTTGLDPISVHLITQMIMRLRERSNGTAVVTSHDLPSIYMMADYIAMLFEGAIIAYGPCAEVRKSLNPIVQQFLAGSDTGPIPV from the coding sequence ATGCGTGACGGCATCATCGCTCGTCTCGACGGGGTATCCCTCGCGTTCGGCGACCGCATCGTGCTGCGCAACTGTACGCTCCCGATCGCCGAGGGCGCCATCACGTGCATCGTCGGCCTCTCGGGGGCAGGGAAGTCGACGATCCTGCGCCTGCTCGACGGTCTCGCAATACCCGACGGCGGACACGTCTACGTGCGGGATCAGGACATCTGCCACATGCACGAGACCGAGCTCAACAAAGTACGCCGCTCGATCAGTCTCTCGTTCCAATTTGCGGCGCTGCTCGACAGCCTGACGCTCGGCGACAACGTCTCGCTCCCGCTGCGCGAGAACACGAGCATGCCGGAAGAGGATATCCGCAAGACCGTGACCGACGCGCTCGATGCGGTCGGCTTGTCGACGTCGTACGACAATCTCCCGGGCGAGCTCTCCGGCGGAATGCTCAAACGTGCCGGATTCGCGCGCGCCATCGTAACCCGGCCGGACCTCGTCCTCTACGACGAGCCGACGACGGGCCTAGACCCGATCTCGGTGCACTTGATCACGCAGATGATCATGCGCCTGCGCGAGCGGTCGAACGGCACCGCGGTCGTCACGTCGCACGACCTTCCGTCTATCTACATGATGGCCGACTACATAGCCATGCTCTTCGAAGGCGCAATCATCGCGTACGGCCCGTGTGCGGAGGTGCGCAAGTCGCTCAATCCCATCGTGCAGCAGTTTCTCGCGGGCTCCGACACGGGGCCGATTCCCGTATGA
- a CDS encoding ABC transporter permease: MNLLERVGERTNAFFSYAGGLTLLGGSSLGFLARLQIRFGETISQAYLLGYQSLIIVTLTSLFTGMVISLESAVQAVQYGFGNIVGGAVAYASARELGPMLTGIVVAGRAGSAIAAEIGSMVVTEQIEALRSMGIEPARYLVVPRLLALLVMLPLLTIFADVVSLVGGMWVAKAYAHISYGDFIQSARTTITMADVDKGLLKTIVFAAIIALVGSYQGLRTRGGAAGVGKSTTGAVVVSMILIFIANFTLSLLLYGSNA; encoded by the coding sequence GTGAACCTGCTCGAGCGCGTCGGCGAGCGAACGAACGCGTTCTTCTCGTACGCCGGTGGATTGACGCTGCTCGGCGGCAGTTCCCTGGGCTTTCTCGCGCGGCTCCAGATACGCTTCGGCGAGACGATCTCGCAAGCGTATCTCTTGGGTTACCAATCGCTGATCATCGTGACGCTCACCTCGCTCTTCACGGGCATGGTGATCTCGCTCGAGTCGGCGGTCCAAGCCGTGCAGTACGGCTTCGGAAACATCGTGGGCGGTGCGGTTGCCTATGCGTCGGCCCGCGAGCTCGGACCGATGCTCACGGGAATCGTCGTTGCCGGGCGAGCCGGATCGGCGATCGCGGCGGAGATCGGCTCCATGGTCGTAACCGAGCAGATCGAGGCGTTGCGTTCGATGGGCATCGAGCCTGCGCGCTATCTGGTCGTACCGCGCCTTCTGGCGCTGCTCGTGATGCTTCCGCTGCTGACGATCTTCGCCGACGTCGTGTCGCTCGTCGGCGGAATGTGGGTTGCAAAAGCGTACGCGCACATCAGCTACGGCGACTTCATCCAGTCCGCTCGTACGACCATTACGATGGCCGACGTCGACAAGGGCTTGCTGAAGACCATCGTTTTCGCGGCGATCATTGCGCTCGTCGGCTCCTATCAGGGCCTGCGCACGCGCGGGGGTGCGGCGGGCGTGGGGAAGTCGACGACGGGCGCGGTCGTGGTCTCCATGATCTTGATATTCATCGCGAACTTCACCCTGTCGCTGCTCCTATACGGCTCGAATGCGTGA
- the rph gene encoding ribonuclease PH: MTRSDGRQADELRPLTIEPEVMKFAEGSALITLGDTRVLCAATIEERVPQWMRGQGVGWITAEYAMLPRATQERTQRESARGRIGGRTHEIQRIVGRALRAVTDTAKLGERCIWIDCDVLQADGGTRTAAVTGAYVALALALRRLFDPKLLAQWPLDAAVAAASVGIVDGSAMLDLAYEEDSRAHVDMNVFATDAGRFVELQGTAEAKPFDRRDLDTLLALAETGLRALFAAQRSALEAAGFPVTAHA; this comes from the coding sequence ATGACGCGCAGCGACGGGCGGCAGGCGGACGAGCTGCGGCCGCTGACGATCGAGCCAGAGGTCATGAAGTTCGCCGAAGGCAGTGCGCTCATCACGCTCGGCGACACGCGCGTGCTGTGCGCGGCGACCATCGAGGAGCGCGTACCGCAGTGGATGCGCGGACAAGGCGTCGGCTGGATCACCGCGGAGTATGCGATGCTGCCGCGAGCGACGCAGGAGCGGACGCAGCGCGAATCCGCGCGCGGCCGGATCGGCGGACGCACGCACGAAATCCAGCGTATCGTCGGGCGCGCGCTGCGCGCCGTCACCGATACCGCGAAGCTCGGGGAGCGTTGCATCTGGATAGACTGTGACGTCTTGCAAGCGGACGGAGGGACACGAACGGCGGCCGTCACCGGAGCCTACGTCGCGCTCGCACTCGCGCTGCGGCGTCTTTTCGATCCCAAGCTGCTCGCGCAGTGGCCGCTCGACGCGGCCGTCGCTGCAGCAAGCGTCGGCATCGTCGACGGCAGCGCGATGCTGGACCTCGCCTACGAAGAGGACAGCCGCGCGCACGTCGACATGAACGTCTTCGCTACCGACGCCGGTCGTTTCGTCGAGTTGCAAGGGACCGCCGAGGCAAAGCCGTTCGACCGGCGCGATCTCGATACGCTGTTGGCTCTAGCAGAGACGGGCTTGCGCGCGCTCTTCGCCGCCCAGCGCTCCGCCCTCGAAGCCGCGGGCTTTCCGGTAACCGCGCATGCCTGA
- the glmS gene encoding glutamine--fructose-6-phosphate transaminase (isomerizing) has translation MCGIVGYIGAKDSVPIILDALGRLEYRGYDSAGIAVIDEHGNLCDSKAEGKLARLAERLRNGEKLSGPVGIGHTRWATHGRPSDMNAHPHMDCNGRLAVVHNGIIENYASLRARLLELGHVFRSETDTEVLAHLIELHFDGDLQEALRRTLREVRGAYAVGVISTDDPGHLVFARNGASPLVLGIGDGEMYVASDTPAILPYTRKEVIVQEGEIAIVGRDGWRITDYDGRPVEREVVQILWDARSAEKSGFKHFMLKEIFEQPNAIKETLAGRVHENGDVNVVHELDAITEERLRAITKVTITGCGTAFYAGMVGMYLLRSLARLPVEMELASEFRYGDPIADENTLVVAMSQSGETADTVEAVRIARELGSPILGVCNVLGSHLTRLANGTLYTRGGPEIGVAATKTYVSQATAMALLALALAHVRASAPVERLREIALGTRLLPAAVDLVLNTSDEIRKVAQRYVEMRSALFIGRYANFPTALEGALKLKEISYIHAEGYAAGEMKHGPIALLDRSTPIIGIMTHDRVREKMISNIMESKAREAPIIVVANAGDDEAASIADHVFWVPEVEELLAPIVNVIPLQLFAYHIADIAGKDVDQPRNLAKTVTVE, from the coding sequence GTGTGTGGAATTGTCGGATATATAGGCGCGAAGGATAGCGTTCCGATAATCCTCGACGCGCTCGGACGCCTCGAGTACCGGGGATACGACAGCGCGGGGATCGCCGTTATCGACGAGCACGGCAACCTGTGCGATTCGAAGGCGGAGGGTAAGCTCGCGCGGCTTGCAGAGCGCCTGCGCAACGGCGAGAAGCTCTCGGGTCCGGTGGGAATCGGACACACGCGCTGGGCGACGCACGGCCGGCCCTCCGACATGAACGCCCATCCGCATATGGACTGCAACGGGCGCCTGGCGGTCGTGCACAACGGCATTATCGAAAACTACGCATCGCTGCGCGCGCGCCTGCTCGAGCTCGGGCACGTCTTTCGGAGCGAGACCGACACCGAGGTGCTCGCGCACCTGATCGAGCTCCATTTCGACGGTGACCTGCAAGAAGCGCTGCGGCGAACGCTGCGCGAGGTACGCGGCGCGTACGCCGTCGGCGTGATCTCTACCGACGATCCCGGGCATCTCGTTTTCGCCCGTAACGGCGCGAGCCCGCTCGTGCTGGGCATCGGTGACGGCGAGATGTACGTCGCCTCCGACACCCCGGCGATCTTACCGTACACGCGCAAGGAAGTGATCGTTCAGGAGGGAGAGATCGCCATCGTCGGACGAGACGGCTGGCGCATCACCGATTATGACGGCCGGCCCGTCGAGCGCGAGGTGGTGCAGATCCTTTGGGACGCTCGTTCGGCGGAGAAGAGCGGGTTCAAGCACTTCATGCTCAAGGAGATATTTGAGCAGCCGAACGCGATCAAGGAGACGCTCGCGGGGCGTGTGCACGAAAATGGCGACGTGAACGTCGTTCACGAGCTTGACGCAATCACCGAGGAGCGCCTTCGCGCCATTACCAAGGTCACGATTACCGGCTGCGGAACGGCGTTCTACGCGGGCATGGTCGGGATGTACCTGTTGCGCTCTCTCGCGCGACTGCCGGTCGAGATGGAGCTCGCGAGCGAGTTCCGCTACGGCGATCCTATTGCGGACGAGAACACGCTCGTCGTGGCGATGTCGCAATCGGGTGAGACGGCGGATACGGTCGAAGCCGTGCGCATCGCGCGCGAGCTCGGCAGCCCGATCCTCGGCGTCTGCAACGTCCTCGGTTCGCACTTGACGAGGCTCGCGAACGGAACGCTCTACACACGAGGCGGCCCAGAAATCGGCGTCGCGGCAACGAAGACGTATGTCTCGCAGGCGACCGCAATGGCGCTCCTCGCGCTGGCGCTCGCGCACGTGCGCGCGTCGGCCCCGGTGGAGCGTCTGCGCGAGATTGCGCTTGGTACGCGTCTGCTCCCGGCGGCCGTCGACCTCGTGCTCAACACCTCCGACGAGATCCGCAAGGTCGCGCAGCGTTACGTGGAGATGCGCAGCGCACTCTTCATCGGGCGGTACGCCAACTTTCCCACCGCGCTCGAGGGCGCGCTCAAGCTCAAGGAGATTTCCTACATCCATGCCGAGGGCTACGCCGCTGGCGAGATGAAGCACGGGCCGATTGCGTTGCTCGACCGTTCGACGCCGATCATCGGTATCATGACGCACGATCGCGTACGCGAGAAGATGATCTCGAACATCATGGAATCCAAGGCGCGAGAAGCGCCGATCATCGTCGTAGCGAACGCGGGCGATGACGAGGCGGCGTCCATCGCCGATCACGTCTTTTGGGTGCCGGAGGTCGAGGAACTGCTCGCGCCGATCGTCAACGTCATCCCCCTGCAGCTCTTTGCCTATCATATCGCGGATATCGCCGGCAAGGACGTAGACCAGCCTCGCAACCTCGCCAAGACCGTCACGGTGGAATGA
- the rpoZ gene encoding DNA-directed RNA polymerase subunit omega, producing MSKTVFGDLDALLKHADSKFSLVNIVTKRARQLNNWIRVQQLPPMERREYYASEPLIEQDAVNPNKPVSIALDEIAEGKIEYHRTKEGIK from the coding sequence ATGAGCAAAACGGTTTTCGGCGACCTCGACGCGCTGCTGAAGCACGCGGACTCGAAGTTCAGCCTCGTCAACATCGTCACCAAACGGGCGCGCCAGCTCAACAACTGGATTCGCGTGCAACAGTTACCGCCGATGGAACGGCGCGAGTACTACGCGAGCGAGCCGCTGATCGAGCAAGACGCGGTCAATCCCAACAAGCCGGTATCGATCGCGCTCGACGAGATCGCGGAAGGCAAGATCGAATACCACCGCACCAAAGAAGGGATCAAGTGA
- the gmk gene encoding guanylate kinase gives MKRGPGLLFVVSGPSGAGKDTLVDALLARTSRLRYSVSATTRSPREGEIEGQHYFFLTEEEFERRRDAEEFLEWRIYNGNLYGTPRDYVERTIAEGYDVIMKPEVNGALAVQAAYPAAVLIFLVPDRFSYLRERLLTRRTETNEEIAQRLEIAHQEMQFIRSFDYIVVNEQHRAEEAVDDLAAVLQAERFRIHRWGEERLRSVEHT, from the coding sequence GTGAAACGTGGACCAGGGCTTCTCTTCGTCGTTTCGGGACCGTCGGGAGCCGGCAAGGACACCCTGGTGGACGCACTGTTGGCGCGCACGTCACGCCTGCGATACTCCGTTTCGGCCACGACTCGGAGTCCCCGGGAGGGTGAGATCGAGGGGCAGCATTACTTCTTCTTAACGGAAGAAGAGTTCGAGCGGCGCCGCGATGCCGAGGAGTTCCTCGAATGGCGCATCTACAATGGCAACCTCTACGGTACTCCGCGCGATTACGTCGAGCGGACGATCGCGGAGGGATACGACGTCATCATGAAGCCCGAGGTCAACGGGGCGCTCGCCGTGCAGGCGGCATACCCGGCGGCGGTCCTGATCTTCCTGGTTCCGGACCGGTTCTCGTACTTGCGCGAGCGTCTCTTGACGCGTAGGACGGAGACGAACGAAGAGATCGCGCAGCGTCTCGAGATCGCGCATCAGGAGATGCAGTTCATCCGCAGCTTCGACTACATCGTCGTCAACGAACAGCACCGGGCCGAGGAAGCGGTGGACGATCTTGCTGCGGTGCTCCAGGCGGAGCGTTTCAGGATTCATCGCTGGGGCGAAGAGCGGCTGCGCAGCGTCGAACACACGTAA